A single Fusobacterium hominis DNA region contains:
- the xseB gene encoding exodeoxyribonuclease VII small subunit, whose product MRGKDNFENNLKSVDEIIEQLESGELSLDDSIKAYEKAMKLLKNSSDILNQAEGKVLKVIESNSGDIELEEV is encoded by the coding sequence ATGAGGGGTAAAGATAATTTTGAAAACAATTTAAAATCTGTAGATGAAATCATTGAACAATTAGAAAGTGGTGAATTGTCGTTAGATGATTCTATAAAAGCTTATGAAAAAGCTATGAAATTATTAAAAAACTCTTCTGATATTTTAAACCAGGCAGAAGGAAAAGTTTTAAAAGTTATTGAAAGTAATAGTGGTGATATAGAACTTGAGGAGGTATAA
- the rsmD gene encoding 16S rRNA (guanine(966)-N(2))-methyltransferase RsmD encodes MRIIAGDAKNKKLKTRKGKETRPTLGSMKESLFSIIAPYVPDSRFLDLFSGSGSISLEALSRGAKKAIMIEKDSEALKFLIENVNNLGYDDRCRAYKNDVFRAIEILARKGEKFDIIFMDPPYKDEVCTRVLKHIQKYELLAEGGLIICEHHLFEEMANEIGEFKKADERKYGKKCITFYTR; translated from the coding sequence ATGAGAATAATTGCAGGAGATGCAAAAAATAAAAAGTTAAAAACTAGAAAAGGAAAAGAGACAAGACCAACACTTGGAAGTATGAAAGAATCACTATTTTCTATAATTGCTCCATATGTTCCTGACTCAAGATTTTTAGATCTTTTCAGTGGAAGTGGAAGTATTTCTTTAGAAGCCTTGAGTAGAGGGGCTAAAAAAGCTATAATGATAGAAAAAGATAGTGAAGCTTTAAAGTTTCTTATAGAAAATGTTAATAATCTTGGATATGATGATAGATGTAGAGCTTATAAAAATGATGTGTTTAGAGCAATAGAAATATTAGCTAGAAAAGGGGAAAAATTTGACATTATTTTTATGGATCCGCCTTATAAAGATGAAGTTTGTACAAGAGTGTTAAAACATATACAAAAGTATGAACTTTTAGCAGAAGGTGGACTTATTATTTGTGAACATCATCTATTTGAAGAGATGGCAAATGAAATAGGAGAATTTAAAAAAGCCGATGAAAGAAAATATGGTAAAAAATGTATAACATTTTATACTAGATAA
- a CDS encoding DUF975 family protein, which translates to MGTITISTLKERALLLLKGKWKDGILVNLIFFLIMMASGVIRNFISSIFFNPYQPFLSAIINIILAFVVIGITSAGYIGWTSCFYKLEKIEDKLDFNNYMEFFTKKLNIAFNYGVVYSFFMFIWGALFYFVGFICILFTTVFITMLGELAGTFLTIGSIIIILGTLMIIRKYIDYSMARYIVIDNPDIKMTTALKESKNLIDGYRKKYILLILSFIGWIILIAITFGLAGLWIGSYWGTTEAQFYRELKLIKAK; encoded by the coding sequence ATGGGAACTATCACAATATCAACTTTAAAAGAACGGGCATTATTATTATTAAAAGGAAAGTGGAAAGATGGGATTCTAGTAAATCTTATATTTTTCTTAATAATGATGGCATCTGGAGTTATAAGAAATTTTATATCCTCTATATTTTTTAATCCATATCAACCATTTTTATCTGCCATTATAAATATTATTTTAGCTTTTGTAGTAATAGGTATTACAAGTGCTGGATATATAGGGTGGACATCATGCTTTTATAAATTAGAAAAAATAGAAGATAAATTAGACTTTAATAACTATATGGAGTTTTTCACAAAGAAATTAAATATTGCTTTTAATTATGGAGTTGTCTACTCGTTTTTTATGTTTATATGGGGAGCATTATTTTATTTTGTAGGGTTTATATGTATACTATTTACTACAGTTTTTATAACAATGCTAGGAGAATTAGCTGGAACTTTTTTGACCATTGGAAGTATAATAATTATATTAGGAACTTTAATGATAATTAGAAAGTATATAGATTATTCTATGGCAAGATATATTGTTATAGATAATCCTGATATTAAAATGACTACTGCTTTAAAAGAGAGTAAAAATTTAATTGATGGGTATAGGAAAAAATATATTTTATTAATATTGAGTTTTATAGGGTGGATTATATTGATTGCTATAACTTTTGGATTAGCAGGATTATGGATAGGTTCTTATTGGGGAACTACTGAAGCCCAAT
- a CDS encoding polyprenyl synthetase family protein, with amino-acid sequence MLFNEYLQNGKKLVEKGIDDYLSELTYPPVIAQGMKYAVLNGGKRLRPILLFMTLDILGSDMEKGLATASAIEMIHSYSLVHDDLPALDNDDYRRGKLTTHKKFGEAQGILIGDALLTHSFYILTQKNNHLPASSIVEIVKLTSDYAGINGMIGGQMVDIESEGKKIDIETLKYMHSHKTGKLLKLPVECACIIASATNKEKETLTKYADLIGLAFQIKDDILDIEGDFESIGKPVGSDLEHDKSTYPSIIGLENSKKLLHETVEEAKNIIIKEFGIEKSSMLIQLAEYIENRNK; translated from the coding sequence ATGCTATTTAACGAGTATCTTCAAAATGGAAAAAAACTTGTAGAAAAGGGAATAGATGACTATTTAAGTGAGTTAACGTATCCTCCGGTTATAGCTCAAGGAATGAAATATGCCGTATTAAATGGCGGAAAAAGATTGCGTCCTATACTTCTTTTTATGACTTTAGATATATTAGGATCTGATATGGAAAAAGGATTAGCAACAGCATCCGCAATTGAAATGATCCATTCTTATTCACTTGTACATGATGATTTGCCAGCTCTTGATAATGATGATTATAGACGTGGAAAACTAACTACACATAAAAAATTTGGAGAAGCACAAGGAATATTAATAGGAGATGCACTATTAACTCATTCATTTTATATATTGACACAAAAAAATAACCATCTTCCAGCTAGTAGCATAGTTGAGATTGTAAAATTAACATCTGATTATGCTGGTATAAATGGAATGATTGGTGGACAAATGGTAGATATTGAAAGTGAAGGAAAAAAGATAGATATAGAAACTTTAAAATATATGCATAGCCATAAAACTGGAAAATTATTAAAGTTGCCAGTAGAATGTGCTTGTATAATTGCTAGTGCAACTAATAAAGAAAAAGAAACTTTAACTAAATATGCAGATCTTATTGGACTTGCATTTCAAATAAAAGATGATATTCTTGATATTGAGGGAGATTTTGAAAGTATTGGAAAGCCAGTAGGAAGTGACTTAGAACATGATAAATCAACATATCCTTCAATTATAGGCTTAGAAAATAGTAAAAAACTTTTACATGAAACAGTAGAGGAAGCTAAGAATATAATTATAAAAGAATTTGGAATTGAAAAAAGTAGTATGTTAATACAATTAGCAGAATATATAGAAAATAGAAATAAATAA
- the queA gene encoding tRNA preQ1(34) S-adenosylmethionine ribosyltransferase-isomerase QueA, giving the protein MSTKLHDYDYHLPEELIGQSPREPRDHARLMLVNRKDHTVEHKHFYDIIDYLHEGDILVRNSTKVIPARLFGHKETGGVLEVLLIKRIDLDTWECLLKPAKKLKLGQKLYIGTNKELIAELIEIKDDGNRVLKFSYEGSFEEVLDKLGSMPLPPYIVEKLKNKDRYQTVYAQKGESVAAPTAGLHFTEELLDRIEKKGIKIVDIFLEVGLGTFRPVQTEDVLEHKMHEENFEIPVEAANIINKAKEEGRRIISVGTTSTRALESSVDSNGKVIAQKNSTEIFIYPGYKFKVVDALITNFHLPKSTLLMLVSAFSTREFMLDVYRTAVEEKYHFFSFGDAMFIY; this is encoded by the coding sequence ATGTCAACAAAATTACATGACTATGATTATCATCTTCCAGAAGAGTTAATAGGGCAAAGTCCAAGAGAGCCAAGAGATCATGCTAGACTTATGCTTGTAAATAGAAAAGATCATACAGTAGAGCACAAACATTTTTATGATATAATAGATTATCTTCATGAGGGAGATATTTTAGTAAGAAATTCAACTAAAGTTATTCCAGCAAGACTTTTTGGACATAAAGAAACTGGAGGAGTATTAGAAGTTTTACTTATAAAAAGAATTGATCTTGATACATGGGAATGTCTTTTAAAACCAGCTAAAAAATTAAAATTAGGTCAAAAATTATATATAGGGACAAATAAAGAATTAATAGCTGAGCTTATAGAAATTAAAGATGATGGAAATAGAGTTCTTAAATTTTCTTATGAGGGTTCTTTTGAAGAAGTATTAGATAAATTAGGAAGTATGCCCCTTCCACCTTATATAGTTGAAAAATTAAAGAATAAAGATAGATATCAAACTGTCTATGCACAAAAAGGTGAATCAGTAGCAGCACCTACTGCAGGACTTCATTTTACAGAAGAACTTTTAGATAGAATAGAAAAAAAAGGAATAAAAATTGTAGATATATTTTTAGAGGTTGGATTAGGTACATTTAGACCTGTACAAACTGAAGATGTATTAGAGCATAAAATGCATGAAGAAAATTTTGAAATTCCTGTAGAAGCAGCAAATATTATTAATAAAGCAAAGGAAGAAGGAAGAAGAATAATTTCTGTAGGAACAACAAGCACTAGAGCTTTAGAATCTTCTGTTGATAGTAATGGAAAAGTTATAGCTCAAAAAAATAGTACAGAAATATTTATTTATCCTGGATATAAATTTAAAGTAGTAGATGCGTTAATAACAAATTTCCATCTACCAAAATCAACTCTATTGATGCTAGTTTCAGCATTTTCAACTAGAGAATTTATGTTAGATGTATATAGGACTGCAGTTGAAGAAAAATATCATTTTTTCAGTTTTGGAGATGCTATGTTCATCTATTAA